A region from the Candidatus Electrothrix scaldis genome encodes:
- a CDS encoding PAS domain S-box protein → MPTEPIYEELERRIQKLEQEKSECEETQNELGKSIDNYRTIFNAVNDAIIIHDMKDGSFIDVNEKTAELYGYTKEEILQMDVNALSAGIPPYSQAEALTYIQKAIQGEPQIFQWQSKKKDGTLFWVEVNLKKSVLDEQGCLIAVVRDITERKQNQEALLREEKRYRSILETSIDGFWITNMQGEILEINDAYCQMSGYSKEELYSMRVLEIDGIMTPDEIADKTQEILDKGYDRFETQHRHKDGTLYDVEVSTQYVEVENGFFVIFVRDITARKEAMNNLRATIEEKDILLRELYHRTKNTLQVIRSMLVLQAATMPDNEQVQKLVTDTEQRILTISLVHQKLYQSHDLSRIALKDYLQELANLIIQSHSPAAHNVSLKLESESLFLLLDTAIPCGLIVNELLSNALKYAFPDKQQGLISVQVLRNTAGNIEVTVADDGVGVPLDFDFRGQTTLGLRTILAIGEQQLQGTVRFISEQGVTCIIEFPDTLYTERV, encoded by the coding sequence ATGCCAACAGAGCCTATCTACGAGGAACTTGAAAGAAGGATCCAGAAGTTAGAACAGGAAAAATCAGAGTGTGAGGAAACACAGAATGAACTGGGCAAATCCATAGATAATTATCGCACCATCTTCAACGCGGTAAACGATGCCATCATCATTCATGACATGAAGGACGGTAGTTTTATCGACGTCAATGAGAAAACAGCAGAACTCTATGGCTACACAAAAGAAGAAATCCTCCAAATGGATGTCAACGCGCTCAGCGCGGGCATTCCACCGTACAGTCAGGCTGAAGCCCTGACCTACATCCAGAAGGCAATCCAGGGAGAACCACAGATCTTCCAATGGCAGAGCAAGAAAAAAGACGGCACACTTTTTTGGGTGGAGGTAAACTTAAAAAAATCCGTCCTTGACGAACAAGGATGCCTCATTGCGGTGGTACGCGACATCACGGAACGCAAGCAAAACCAGGAAGCCCTCTTACGAGAAGAAAAACGATATAGGTCGATTCTCGAAACATCCATTGATGGATTCTGGATAACAAATATGCAAGGGGAAATTCTGGAAATTAACGATGCCTATTGCCAGATGAGCGGATACAGCAAAGAAGAGCTATACTCTATGCGTGTCCTGGAAATAGATGGCATCATGACACCGGATGAAATTGCAGATAAAACCCAGGAGATCCTTGACAAAGGCTATGATCGCTTTGAGACACAGCATCGGCATAAGGACGGCACGCTCTATGATGTGGAGGTCAGCACACAGTACGTAGAAGTTGAAAACGGCTTTTTTGTTATTTTTGTCCGTGATATTACAGCCCGCAAAGAGGCTATGAACAACTTACGGGCAACCATTGAAGAAAAAGACATCCTCTTACGTGAGCTCTATCATCGCACCAAGAACACTCTCCAGGTCATCCGCTCCATGCTTGTCCTGCAAGCAGCCACAATGCCTGATAACGAGCAGGTGCAAAAGCTCGTCACAGATACTGAACAGCGGATCTTAACCATCTCCTTGGTACACCAGAAGCTCTACCAATCCCATGACCTCTCACGCATCGCCCTGAAGGACTATCTCCAGGAGCTCGCCAACCTGATCATCCAAAGCCATTCTCCGGCAGCCCATAATGTCTCCCTCAAGCTGGAAAGTGAATCCCTGTTCTTACTGCTTGATACGGCAATCCCCTGCGGCCTGATCGTCAATGAATTGCTCTCCAATGCACTGAAATATGCCTTCCCCGACAAACAACAAGGGCTAATCTCTGTCCAGGTGCTTCGCAATACGGCAGGCAACATAGAAGTCACTGTTGCTGATGATGGTGTAGGAGTACCTCTGGACTTTGATTTTCGGGGGCAAACCACCTTAGGTCTTCGAACCATCCTGGCCATAGGAGAACAACAGCTCCAAGGAACGGTCCGCTTCATCTCTGAGCAGGGCGTAACCTGCATTATAGAGTTCCCCGACACCCTGTATACCGAGCGAGTGTAG
- a CDS encoding Uma2 family endonuclease has product MFRNIANHLLESPCDVYSSDMKLSAGFDCYYPDVFVKCDPDDNDESVKEKPILIVEVLSESTKHFDRGDKLQNYLRIPSLQEYVLVSQKEIEIWIYRRRGKKWEMEILKDNDKLHFISIDLKIPVGDLYVKVLFS; this is encoded by the coding sequence ATATTCAGAAATATTGCCAATCATTTGCTTGAATCCCCATGTGATGTTTATTCAAGTGACATGAAATTATCAGCAGGGTTTGATTGTTATTATCCCGATGTTTTTGTCAAATGCGACCCGGACGATAATGACGAATCAGTTAAAGAAAAACCGATACTCATTGTTGAAGTTCTGTCAGAATCAACGAAACATTTTGATAGAGGAGATAAACTGCAAAATTATCTCAGAATTCCAAGTTTACAAGAATATGTCCTGGTGAGCCAGAAAGAAATTGAAATTTGGATATACAGGCGAAGAGGAAAAAAGTGGGAGATGGAAATCTTAAAAGATAATGATAAGCTTCATTTTATTTCTATCGATTTAAAAATACCAGTTGGAGATTTATACGTAAAAGTGCTCTTTTCCTGA
- a CDS encoding transposase, with translation MHNKNIKRIVQKELKKNYPNWNRLNRKTKKEISRKVLAQVAGEYDFKQEISASSDELLGVEQQVQTKGIISLDQMADIVNESKNNNIMKLCGKSRFAKYIKDEELRFIDQLLDNEIINRLLAYEGYSPAMRDLFPHNMFRAELLKTIKYPEISYRKFCDKEYLGLDRKQNRAFIGLSLREKAIIDHTQLSKFRHSLTFVQQINITVYILHHFLQSGMLGDHILHGVDSTELANECKIPLASLNINGQNIRIYSDLDSDCGKRRNKRDKSVYVVGYRLHTLTAIDTETGHSFPIISLLAPANHHDSHFLSLLVDVAQAMGVEVKLVTADTAYHDNDGSLHDKTGIYVTTPPCSTVSTPDNVDTANGTVFCHNECSVPMEYAGVDEDHHEYKCAANTGECLLKGSCPQCRSISLDRGFFQRIPYHVEQIREAHDIRKNCERPFNLLKHQTGLETVRVRGQSAITVRCTFSSISLLLLKMAGTRKKRTC, from the coding sequence ATGCATAATAAAAATATCAAACGTATCGTACAAAAAGAGCTCAAGAAAAACTATCCCAATTGGAACCGTCTGAATCGAAAAACCAAAAAAGAAATCTCTCGAAAAGTTCTTGCGCAGGTCGCAGGCGAGTATGATTTTAAACAGGAGATTTCAGCCTCGTCGGATGAGCTGCTCGGCGTGGAGCAACAGGTTCAGACAAAAGGCATTATCAGCCTTGACCAGATGGCTGATATTGTCAATGAATCAAAAAATAACAATATCATGAAGCTTTGCGGAAAAAGTCGTTTCGCCAAATATATCAAAGATGAAGAACTCCGGTTTATCGACCAGCTGCTTGACAACGAAATTATCAATCGCCTGTTAGCTTATGAGGGCTATAGTCCTGCTATGCGGGACTTATTTCCTCACAACATGTTTCGTGCCGAACTGCTCAAGACGATCAAGTATCCAGAAATAAGCTACCGAAAATTCTGTGATAAAGAATACCTCGGCCTTGACCGCAAACAGAACCGCGCCTTTATCGGATTGTCATTGCGTGAAAAAGCAATTATTGACCATACTCAGCTCAGCAAATTCCGTCATTCCCTTACATTTGTCCAACAAATTAATATTACGGTGTATATTTTGCACCATTTTTTGCAGTCCGGGATGCTTGGTGACCATATTCTGCACGGAGTGGACTCTACCGAACTGGCCAATGAATGTAAAATCCCCTTGGCTTCACTAAATATCAATGGCCAAAACATACGTATTTACAGTGATCTCGATAGCGACTGTGGAAAACGACGCAACAAGCGTGACAAATCTGTATACGTAGTCGGCTATCGTCTGCATACGTTAACCGCGATTGATACTGAAACCGGTCATAGTTTTCCGATTATCTCCCTGCTTGCACCGGCAAATCACCATGACAGCCATTTTCTTTCGCTTTTGGTTGATGTGGCGCAGGCTATGGGCGTTGAGGTGAAACTGGTCACCGCCGATACTGCCTATCATGACAATGACGGATCATTGCACGACAAAACAGGTATATACGTGACAACCCCACCCTGTTCCACAGTATCTACACCGGACAATGTTGATACCGCCAATGGCACGGTTTTCTGCCATAACGAATGTTCTGTTCCTATGGAGTATGCGGGCGTTGACGAAGATCATCACGAGTATAAATGCGCAGCAAATACAGGTGAATGCCTTCTTAAAGGAAGCTGCCCTCAATGTCGAAGCATATCATTAGACAGAGGCTTTTTCCAGCGAATACCTTACCATGTCGAGCAGATACGGGAGGCGCATGATATTCGCAAGAACTGTGAACGGCCTTTCAATCTGTTAAAGCATCAAACCGGTCTTGAAACCGTTCGGGTTCGCGGTCAGTCCGCAATCACAGTTCGATGTACGTTCAGCAGCATCTCTTTGTTATTGTTAAAAATGGCAGGAACCCGCAAAAAAAGAACCTGCTAA